Proteins encoded together in one Nostoc sp. PCC 7524 window:
- a CDS encoding Uma2 family endonuclease: MVQTPSKPITLDEFLNLPETEPASEYIAGKIIQKPMPQGKHSAIQTEFCTNFNIIFKPKQIARAFSELRCTFGGRSTVPDISVFIWSRIPHEKNGEIANTFLIAPDWTIEILSPDQSQTKVTKNILHCLKHGTQMGWLIDTDEQTVFVYHTQQETEVFDEPDALISVPSFASELQLTIQDLFSWLL; the protein is encoded by the coding sequence ATGGTACAGACCCCATCTAAACCCATCACATTAGACGAGTTTCTGAACTTACCAGAAACAGAACCCGCCAGTGAATACATAGCAGGTAAAATTATCCAAAAACCTATGCCGCAAGGAAAGCACAGCGCAATTCAAACTGAATTTTGTACTAATTTCAACATAATCTTTAAACCTAAACAAATTGCCAGAGCATTTTCAGAACTGCGTTGCACATTTGGCGGTCGTTCAACTGTACCTGATATCTCGGTTTTTATTTGGAGTCGGATTCCCCACGAAAAGAATGGGGAAATTGCTAATACTTTTCTTATTGCTCCCGACTGGACAATTGAAATTTTATCACCTGATCAAAGTCAGACAAAAGTAACTAAAAATATCCTTCATTGTTTGAAACATGGTACTCAAATGGGTTGGTTAATTGACACTGATGAGCAAACTGTATTTGTTTACCATACTCAACAAGAAACAGAAGTGTTTGATGAGCCAGATGCACTCATATCTGTACCCTCATTTGCCAGTGAACTTCAATTGACTATTCAAGATTTGTTTAGTTGGTTGCTGTAG